Proteins encoded within one genomic window of Brenneria nigrifluens DSM 30175 = ATCC 13028:
- a CDS encoding porin yields MMKRNILAVVIPALLAAGAANAAEVYNKDGNKLDLYGRVNAKHYIGGDNSNQGDGDTTHARLGFKGETQINDELIGYGRFEYEFSGSSTESGSGANSKTRFAYAGLKYGDYGSFDYGRNYGIVYDSLAWTDVLPEFGGSGVYTDGLTGRTTGAATYRNSDFFGLVDGLSFGLQYIGKNDRDTAGIGEKANGDGWGTSLTYESDIGVGVTASYGAYDRTNAQSQDNKGPKAEAWATGLKYDANNLYLAATYGQYRNLTRVEAGTGDVYADKTKVFEVVAQYTFDFGLTPSLAFVSSKAKDDQSGNNDYAEKYVSVGATYAFNKNISLWTEYVISLIDDDNDYYSTAGNNRTDDTVAVGLKYQF; encoded by the coding sequence ATGATGAAGCGCAATATTCTTGCAGTGGTAATCCCGGCTCTGTTGGCTGCTGGCGCAGCAAACGCGGCAGAAGTCTATAACAAAGACGGCAATAAGCTGGATCTGTACGGTCGTGTTAATGCCAAGCATTATATTGGTGGTGATAACAGTAATCAGGGTGATGGCGATACGACGCATGCCCGTCTGGGTTTCAAAGGCGAAACGCAGATTAACGATGAGCTTATCGGCTATGGTCGTTTCGAATATGAGTTCAGCGGCAGCAGCACAGAATCCGGCAGCGGTGCAAATAGCAAAACCCGCTTTGCTTACGCCGGTCTGAAATACGGCGATTACGGTTCTTTCGATTATGGTCGTAATTACGGTATCGTTTACGATTCATTAGCTTGGACCGACGTGCTGCCGGAATTCGGCGGTAGCGGTGTCTACACGGATGGTCTGACCGGTCGTACCACCGGCGCGGCAACTTATCGCAATTCCGACTTCTTCGGTCTGGTTGATGGCCTGAGCTTTGGTCTGCAGTATATTGGTAAAAACGACCGTGATACCGCTGGAATTGGTGAAAAAGCCAATGGCGACGGTTGGGGTACTTCTCTGACCTATGAGTCTGATATCGGCGTAGGCGTTACCGCCTCCTATGGCGCATACGATCGCACCAACGCCCAGTCACAAGACAATAAAGGCCCTAAAGCTGAAGCCTGGGCGACCGGTCTTAAATACGATGCCAACAACCTCTATCTGGCGGCCACCTACGGTCAGTACCGCAACCTGACCCGCGTAGAGGCTGGCACTGGAGATGTTTACGCAGACAAAACCAAAGTGTTTGAAGTTGTCGCGCAATATACCTTTGATTTCGGTCTGACCCCTTCTCTGGCTTTTGTTTCCTCAAAAGCCAAGGATGATCAGAGCGGCAACAACGATTACGCGGAAAAATATGTCAGCGTCGGCGCGACCTATGCCTTTAACAAAAACATCTCTCTGTGGACTGAATATGTTATCAGCCTGATTGATGACGACAACGACTACTATAGTACTGCAGGCAATAACAGAACCGACGATACCGTTGCCGTTGGTCTGAAATACCAGTTCTAA